The following are encoded together in the Candidatus Neomarinimicrobiota bacterium genome:
- a CDS encoding LPP20 family lipoprotein: MNKIKLSLMNSLLILFIMSAFGCSSNYSNSIADNKPAWVRNPPRSSDYYIGIGIANYTGNIEEDLRRATENAHNNLAASLRVQIESSTENIVTESSEISTDIMNYHVKSSVDMVLEDVEIVDTWTKKAKKEGYWVYVRLSKRLLREKARIKKENAKNLAKSNYQRGNESLSAGMIGSALSSFIEGYANIIEYLNEPLKVNYDGQPIVLSNALTQSIEEVLHGLKLTKLNDAVIEGQFQRSLSTPLKVILDYEGTNMSPSTSGIPVAFQPVDIKMDLQTAVIARNDNIARSTVYRLTDEKDVQYVIAKIDLGKIVSGSTEDKELENIILKSLSNLPNPSVTFKIDVANILMTDTYEFGSNVPKDAVNIIKESVRDGLTKSLGIAFTDNSARSNFSLEVKGISESLPANEYGIYFSYISYTFTLKDNQKNEVIFSNVMNRVKGAGLSESLALNKAIMNGTTKFKKELLKELTSVIEKL; the protein is encoded by the coding sequence TTGAATAAAATTAAACTATCTCTAATGAATAGTTTGCTTATACTTTTCATTATGTCGGCTTTCGGCTGTAGCAGTAATTATTCTAATTCAATAGCAGATAATAAGCCCGCTTGGGTAAGAAATCCTCCGCGTTCATCAGACTATTATATCGGCATCGGTATCGCAAATTATACCGGAAATATTGAAGAGGATTTGCGGAGAGCAACAGAAAACGCTCATAATAATCTTGCTGCTTCTTTGAGAGTTCAGATTGAAAGCAGCACAGAAAATATAGTAACAGAGAGCAGCGAAATTTCAACAGATATAATGAACTATCACGTTAAAAGCAGCGTTGATATGGTTCTTGAAGACGTTGAAATTGTCGATACATGGACTAAGAAAGCGAAAAAAGAAGGGTATTGGGTTTATGTTCGATTATCCAAACGGCTATTAAGAGAAAAAGCGCGAATCAAAAAGGAGAATGCGAAGAATTTAGCGAAATCGAATTATCAAAGGGGAAACGAATCGTTATCAGCCGGTATGATAGGCTCTGCGTTAAGTTCGTTTATTGAAGGCTACGCTAATATTATTGAATATCTGAATGAGCCCTTAAAAGTGAATTATGACGGTCAGCCAATAGTTTTAAGCAACGCATTAACGCAGAGTATCGAAGAAGTATTGCACGGATTAAAGTTGACTAAGTTAAATGATGCAGTTATTGAGGGTCAATTTCAGCGGTCGCTTTCGACTCCGTTAAAAGTTATTTTGGATTATGAAGGTACGAATATGTCACCTTCAACTTCAGGAATTCCGGTGGCATTTCAACCGGTTGATATAAAAATGGACTTGCAAACCGCCGTCATTGCCAGGAATGATAATATAGCTCGGTCAACTGTGTACAGACTTACCGATGAAAAGGATGTACAGTATGTGATTGCAAAAATAGATTTAGGAAAAATTGTCAGCGGTTCGACGGAAGATAAAGAATTAGAAAATATTATATTGAAATCTTTAAGCAATCTCCCAAATCCTTCAGTTACTTTCAAGATAGATGTAGCCAATATTCTAATGACTGACACTTATGAATTTGGCAGCAATGTTCCAAAGGATGCCGTTAATATCATAAAAGAATCAGTTCGTGACGGATTGACGAAAAGTCTCGGAATAGCTTTTACGGATAATTCTGCCAGGAGCAATTTCAGTTTGGAGGTCAAAGGGATATCAGAATCACTGCCTGCTAATGAATATGGAATTTATTTTTCTTATATAAGCTATACTTTCACCTTAAAAGATAATCAAAAAAATGAAGTTATTTTCAGCAATGTAATGAATCGTGTCAAAGGCGCCGGATTAAGCGAGAGTTTGGCTCTGAACAAAGCCATTATGAACGGCACGACCAAGTTTAAAAAAGAATTGCTGAAAGAACTCACATCCGTGATCGAAAAGCTGTAG
- a CDS encoding LPP20 family lipoprotein — translation MMKKIFLLGLIFSVISCGGSKHRSGSTEEFTKEPKMPSFILTPPSSPDSLFGVGFAKKQNPMLAKKAATLRARDEISQSIRLQVETLMRDFMSESGIGENAQAIEYTENVSNQVTANTLEGSIILKTYMTEDGTWYVLVGYAKDSYRNATLEAAKKEEALFNEFKAEQGFDRLQEAIRNMK, via the coding sequence ATGATGAAAAAAATATTCTTATTAGGTTTGATATTCAGTGTTATTTCGTGTGGAGGCTCAAAACATAGATCCGGCAGTACCGAGGAATTTACGAAGGAACCTAAGATGCCTTCGTTTATATTGACTCCGCCTTCAAGCCCGGACAGTCTTTTTGGAGTTGGCTTTGCCAAAAAACAAAATCCTATGCTCGCAAAGAAGGCCGCTACTTTAAGAGCTCGTGATGAAATTTCCCAAAGCATAAGACTGCAAGTTGAAACTCTTATGAGAGATTTTATGTCAGAAAGCGGAATCGGCGAGAATGCTCAAGCGATAGAGTACACCGAAAACGTCAGCAATCAGGTAACTGCAAATACCTTGGAGGGTTCTATCATATTAAAAACTTATATGACGGAAGATGGAACCTGGTACGTTCTTGTGGGATACGCAAAAGATTCGTACAGAAACGCTACTTTGGAAGCCGCTAAAAAAGAAGAAGCGCTTTTCAATGAATTCAAGGCAGAGCAAGGATTTGACAGGCTTCAAGAAGCAATTAGGAATATGAAATAA
- a CDS encoding carbohydrate ABC transporter permease, whose amino-acid sequence MKSKKRSRVIGLSIVYTLLVLGLIIMVFPYVWMILASFKIPSEIYNRFFPSRFTLQNYDLMFSAGESGFNNPFIRSVFNSLIISSIATFSVVFIGSITGYALARLRFRGRDFLNHFVLFQMLFPAILFLIPRFLLMLELGWINTYQGMFSPFMVSAWAIFLYVQFYKTIPQELIDAARIDGCSELRIVFSVMLPLSKSVTAIVAIFTFMSTWDEFMWYIIVTKDYDLMPLSALLGLYTRGEYSSYPGIQTAGAVLLTVPILILFFFFRKSFSKGIAMSGIKG is encoded by the coding sequence ATGAAAAGTAAAAAGCGATCACGAGTAATCGGACTGTCTATTGTTTATACTCTTCTCGTATTAGGATTAATCATTATGGTTTTCCCCTACGTCTGGATGATTCTGGCTTCATTCAAGATCCCATCAGAAATCTATAATAGATTTTTCCCTTCACGCTTCACTTTGCAAAATTATGATTTGATGTTTTCAGCCGGAGAAAGCGGTTTCAACAATCCATTCATAAGGTCAGTTTTCAACAGCTTAATTATATCCTCGATAGCCACGTTTTCTGTTGTTTTTATTGGTTCTATTACCGGTTACGCGCTGGCTCGTTTACGGTTTAGAGGGCGGGATTTTTTGAATCATTTTGTACTGTTCCAAATGCTTTTTCCGGCAATTTTGTTTTTAATCCCGCGATTTCTGCTGATGTTGGAATTAGGCTGGATAAATACATACCAGGGAATGTTTTCTCCATTTATGGTAAGCGCCTGGGCAATTTTTCTTTATGTACAATTTTATAAGACTATTCCGCAGGAGTTGATTGATGCAGCCAGAATAGATGGTTGTTCGGAACTGAGGATAGTTTTTTCCGTGATGCTTCCCTTATCTAAATCGGTCACCGCAATCGTAGCAATCTTCACTTTCATGAGCACTTGGGATGAATTCATGTGGTATATTATTGTCACTAAGGATTATGATTTGATGCCTTTGAGCGCGTTATTAGGTCTTTATACAAGAGGCGAATATAGTTCTTATCCGGGTATCCAAACTGCCGGCGCCGTTCTATTAACTGTGCCGATTCTGATTTTATTCTTTTTCTTCCGGAAATCCTTTTCCAAAGGGATTGCCATGTCCGGGATAAAAGGATAA
- a CDS encoding sugar ABC transporter permease — MNKIAGIGLVAPYIIHTVIFWLYPFLWGLVIAFKRWNIISPEKEFVGLSNFIGVFYDPLFWISFKNSLYFMVVYVPLSIISALVVALLLSRIKVLQSFFATGYLMSYISAGVAYSIIFRLLFSGDGLINTWLSKINISIPWFSDPNIAMASIALIVVWKFLGYYSLIFLAGLQAIPKSLYEAASIDGASDWVQFFRITVPLLNPSFTIVLVFAIMLSFNIFTEPYMITGGGPLDSTQTFVMQIYHQTFTALHAGYGSSFAIIIAAISFIFVFVIKKTVERDVI, encoded by the coding sequence TTGAATAAAATAGCAGGTATTGGGCTTGTTGCCCCATACATTATTCACACGGTTATTTTTTGGCTGTATCCTTTTCTGTGGGGTTTGGTCATTGCTTTTAAAAGATGGAATATCATTTCTCCCGAAAAAGAGTTCGTCGGCTTAAGTAATTTCATTGGTGTTTTCTATGATCCCTTATTCTGGATATCTTTTAAAAATTCCCTTTATTTTATGGTAGTATATGTCCCGCTGTCTATTATCTCTGCCCTCGTAGTGGCATTGTTACTCAGCCGGATTAAAGTATTACAATCATTCTTTGCCACCGGATATTTGATGTCCTATATCTCGGCAGGCGTCGCTTATTCCATTATCTTTAGACTTCTATTCTCCGGTGATGGACTTATAAATACATGGCTGAGCAAAATAAATATATCTATTCCGTGGTTCTCTGACCCGAATATTGCAATGGCTTCCATCGCGCTAATCGTCGTTTGGAAGTTTTTGGGTTACTATAGTCTGATTTTTTTGGCTGGATTACAGGCAATACCGAAATCTCTGTATGAAGCGGCATCAATTGATGGGGCGAGCGACTGGGTACAATTTTTCAGGATCACCGTTCCGCTTCTTAACCCTTCCTTTACCATTGTTCTGGTTTTTGCCATTATGTTGTCTTTCAATATATTTACAGAACCTTATATGATCACAGGTGGCGGACCGCTTGACAGTACTCAGACTTTTGTTATGCAAATCTATCATCAAACGTTCACTGCGCTGCACGCCGGCTATGGATCCAGCTTCGCAATTATTATTGCTGCCATCAGTTTCATATTTGTCTTTGTAATAAAGAAAACAGTGGAAAGGGACGTAATATGA
- a CDS encoding extracellular solute-binding protein: MINSLSFGVISIALCAMFVSCGSEEKDAGSNGIEYWTAPSLEMSKFEKVIVEKWNSTHEDTQIDWKTIPAGITSEEVILTAIATRTGPDVISNIFGGFAAQLANAGVIVALDTLPGFWDVVEMRKMTNIVRNNWFYKGHVYVMPSYTNPVMVLYNEEMLDKFGITELPRTYSEFFALLEKVCIPNKVYGLTVDVSSKWYSRWFDYLTLYASASGGEPFIDIDENEAFLDTKYGNAVTEFYFRLFDEGYAPRFEIQDGFEKGVFFASIKGTGSTVRIKKLYPDLKYKIAPLLVPDYYPEDAPIYTLADSKGMAIFESSNNKDKAWEFMKWYFSGEHDSLWIDLTNYLPAREDLTTNPVFTTYFDENPKAKLYADNLDFSVSHVMTAKTIEIQTILNRELWQPIIFGVKSPAQASKDANTAIQRILESGPRIFHK; this comes from the coding sequence ATGATCAATAGTTTATCATTCGGAGTTATTTCAATAGCGCTATGCGCTATGTTTGTGTCCTGCGGTTCAGAAGAAAAAGATGCCGGTTCCAACGGCATTGAGTATTGGACAGCGCCGAGCTTAGAGATGTCGAAATTTGAAAAAGTGATAGTAGAAAAATGGAACTCCACCCACGAAGATACTCAGATAGATTGGAAAACCATACCTGCCGGTATTACCTCTGAAGAAGTAATTCTCACGGCGATTGCCACCAGAACCGGTCCGGATGTCATTTCAAACATCTTCGGAGGGTTTGCCGCCCAGCTTGCCAATGCGGGCGTAATCGTCGCACTGGACACGTTACCCGGTTTCTGGGATGTTGTGGAAATGCGAAAAATGACGAATATCGTCCGGAACAACTGGTTTTATAAAGGACATGTTTATGTGATGCCGAGCTATACAAATCCTGTGATGGTCTTGTATAACGAAGAAATGCTCGATAAATTCGGAATCACCGAACTTCCGAGAACTTATAGTGAGTTTTTTGCATTGCTGGAGAAGGTATGTATTCCTAACAAGGTTTATGGATTGACGGTTGACGTTTCTTCAAAGTGGTACAGCAGGTGGTTCGATTATCTAACCCTTTACGCCAGCGCATCAGGAGGTGAACCGTTCATTGATATAGATGAAAACGAGGCATTTCTTGACACCAAATATGGGAATGCGGTTACCGAGTTCTATTTTAGATTGTTTGATGAAGGATACGCGCCTCGATTTGAAATACAGGACGGATTTGAAAAAGGAGTTTTCTTTGCTTCCATAAAGGGTACAGGAAGTACGGTAAGAATAAAAAAATTATACCCTGACCTGAAATATAAGATAGCCCCGTTATTGGTACCTGATTATTACCCGGAGGATGCGCCTATCTATACACTTGCTGATTCTAAAGGTATGGCGATCTTTGAATCCTCAAATAATAAGGATAAGGCTTGGGAATTCATGAAATGGTATTTCAGCGGAGAACATGATTCCCTCTGGATAGATTTGACCAACTATCTTCCCGCGCGGGAAGACTTGACAACTAATCCCGTATTTACAACCTATTTTGATGAAAATCCTAAAGCAAAGTTATATGCGGATAATCTGGACTTTTCAGTTTCTCATGTGATGACGGCAAAAACTATTGAAATTCAGACGATTCTCAACAGGGAATTATGGCAGCCGATAATTTTCGGCGTTAAATCACCGGCGCAAGCATCGAAAGATGCGAATACGGCTATTCAGAGGATACTCGAATCGGGACCTCGGATTTTTCATAAATAA
- a CDS encoding glycosidase, with amino-acid sequence MVKLKRYSGNPILKPVKKNKWECGAVFNCAAVYDGEKTHLLYRAIGEYDIYISSLGHAVSTDGFSFQSHDQPVFEPQEEYERFGCEDPRITRIDGKYHITYTALSNRAWSGSGNRVALATTTDFRNFERLGIILPDMENKDAVIFPEKVNGKYVIYHRTMPDIWIGYSDDLIEWTGHKKVMEPRKGLWDCEKIGAGAPPIKTDKGWLLFYHGVDKDRFYRLGIALFDLEDPAKLIARQEEPILEPEEKWELEGDVPKVVFNCGVAEIDDTYYVYYGGADTVIGVATVGKQEVLDFL; translated from the coding sequence ATCGTAAAACTTAAACGTTATTCAGGGAATCCAATTTTGAAACCTGTAAAGAAGAATAAATGGGAATGTGGCGCGGTCTTTAACTGTGCCGCGGTTTATGACGGTGAGAAGACCCATTTGCTTTACCGCGCTATCGGTGAATATGACATCTATATTTCTTCGTTAGGACATGCAGTAAGTACAGACGGTTTTAGTTTTCAGAGCCATGATCAGCCGGTATTCGAACCTCAGGAGGAATATGAACGGTTCGGCTGTGAAGACCCAAGGATAACTCGGATAGACGGTAAATATCATATTACATATACTGCTCTTTCAAATCGCGCATGGTCAGGCTCCGGCAACAGAGTTGCCCTTGCCACTACGACTGACTTTCGTAATTTTGAGAGGCTTGGCATAATTCTGCCGGATATGGAAAATAAAGATGCAGTTATCTTCCCGGAAAAAGTAAATGGAAAATACGTCATATATCACAGAACCATGCCTGACATATGGATAGGATATTCAGACGATCTTATTGAGTGGACCGGCCATAAAAAAGTTATGGAGCCGCGAAAGGGACTGTGGGATTGTGAAAAGATAGGTGCAGGCGCGCCTCCGATAAAGACTGATAAAGGATGGCTTTTATTTTATCACGGTGTGGATAAGGATAGGTTCTATAGACTCGGGATAGCGCTATTTGATTTAGAGGATCCGGCAAAGTTAATTGCGAGGCAGGAGGAACCGATTCTTGAACCCGAAGAGAAATGGGAATTGGAGGGGGATGTTCCTAAGGTTGTGTTCAATTGCGGGGTCGCGGAGATTGATGACACCTATTATGTTTATTATGGTGGCGCTGATACGGTTATAGGCGTCGCGACAGTTGGCAAGCAAGAAGTTTTGGATTTTTTATAG